A part of Dasypus novemcinctus isolate mDasNov1 chromosome 7, mDasNov1.1.hap2, whole genome shotgun sequence genomic DNA contains:
- the DHRS9 gene encoding dehydrogenase/reductase SDR family member 9, whose amino-acid sequence MFLWVLAILILCGVLWNYKGQLKIADITDKYIFITGCDTGIGNLAARTFDKKGFHVIAACLTESGSTALKAEGSERLHTVLLDVTNPENVKRTAQWVKDLVGDKGLWGLINNAGVLGVLAPTDWLTVEDYREPIEVNLFGLISVTLNMLPLVKKAQGRVINVSSIGGRLAFGGGGYAPSKYAVEGFNDSLRRDMKAFGVHVSCIEPGLFKTGLSDPVKTTEKKLNIWKHLSADIKQQYGEGYIEKSLDKLKGTRSFVNVDLSLVVECMEHALTSLFPKTRYIAGKDAKTFWIPLSHMPAVLQDFLLMKQKVEPANPKAV is encoded by the exons ATGTTCCTTTGGGTGTTAGCTATCCTAATCCTCTGCGGTGTTCTATGGAATTACAAAGGACAACTAAAGATCGCAGACATTACTGATAAGTACATTTTCATCACTGGGTGTGACACAGGCATTGGCAACCTGGCAGCCAGAACTTTTGATAAAAAAGGATTTCACGTAATTGCTGCTTGTCTGACTGAATCAGGATCAACAGCTTTAAAGGCGGAAGGCTCAGAGAGGCTTCACACTGTGCTTCTGGATGTCACCAACCCAGAGAATGTCAAGAGGACTGCCCAGTGGGTGAAGGACCTAGTTGGGGATAAAG GTCTCTGGGGTCTGATCAACAACGCTGGTGTTCTGGGCGTGCTGGCTCCCACTGACTGGCTGACAGTGGAGGACTACAGAGAACCTATTGAAGTGAACCTGTTTGGACTCATCAGTGTGACATTAAATATGCTTCCCTTGGTCAAAAAAGCCCAAGGGAGGGTTATCAATGTCTCCAGCATTGGGGGTCGACTTGCATTCGGTGGTGGGGGCTATGCCCCATCCAAATATGCAGTGGAAGGATTCAATGACAGCTTAAG ACGGGACATGAAAGCTTTCGGTGTGCACGTCTCATGCATCGAGCCAGGATTATTCAAAACAGGATTGTCAGATCCAGTAAAGACAACTGAAAAAAAACTTAATATTTGGAAACATCTTTCTGCAGACATCAAACAGCAATATGGGGAAGGTTACATTGAAAAAA GTCTGGACAAACTGAAAGGCACTAGATCCTTTGTGAATGTGGACCTCTCCCTGGTGGTAGAGTGCATGGAGCATGCTTTAACCAGTCTCTTCCCTAAGACCCGTTATATCGCTGGAAAAGATGCCAAGACTTTCTGGATACCTCTGTCTCACATGCCAGCAGTGTTGCAAGACTTCTTACTTATGAAACAGAAAGTGGAACCAGCTAATCCCAAGGCAGTGTGA